The window GAGTTTGTGTTCCACAAATTCAAGTTTGTGTTTGTCAGGTGTGGGCACTGATGTCAGATCAGGTAAAGAGAAAGCAAGCAGGTAAGAGCGCTGATCTGGGATCAATTCCCCACCACCACTAACGCAGTCTTATTCACTTGGGATCTAAAACtaatcctaaatcagcactcctactctgagacgcctGATACACACAACCGCTCATTTAGGATCGCTGTGGGTTCTCACAGCGACAGATCTGTTGGTTTGCTCATCCATTGTCGTTGAAGTTTTATTCATTGTTGTTGAAGGCTTATTTCTGCTGGAGCTTTGAGGAAACTGCAGAGCAGTTCCTCTTGTGCTTTGTTATAGTTTTGGCTGAAACACGCTAATCACTGTAGCATAGGCTTTCAATTGCAGAACCGAAACCCAAatcgttgctatagtactctgtctGCAGTAGCTACTGGTTTATTCATATGAACATTCACCCAACCCTCATACTGTAACCTATGTTAGCTAATATGATGGACAAGCTATGAGTGCTGTCAGACATACTATCAGTGATGCCCGATATTGAATGGTTGTCAAAAAATCCAAGGGTCTTTCGATGATTGAGTTCACAGGATTTTTTTCTTGTCTCTCGACACCCCTGATGTGTCCGGGATTGGAACGTGCTGTAGGAACAAGGACGACCCAGTTCTTCGGAACATCGGAAACCTGATCTCGAACTGGATCTGCGTACACGGATTAGATGGCATTCCAGTGACAGGGGACGAGACGGATACAGACAGAATGTCCTGTGTTCAAGCCCCCGTATTcaagtctcagagtaggagtgctgatcttggatcagttttGCCTATTAGATAATAATGAATAATGTTATATGGATAGGAGTgggggctgatcctagatcaccccCTGagacgctgaggtctgttcagaCCTGTGCCCTTGACATGGTGACAGGGCCTATGTGAACGATACTGCATTAGAATGATGTCTGAAGACATCGTTTCCTTAGAGATCTTTGAGTTATGGGGGGACTTTAGCTGTCATTGTACTTACTGTATGTCTGAAACAAGCAAAGTATATTTACCCTCTTGGAAATGACCTCTGTGTTAGTTTTTTTCTATTCTTCAAGTGGATGCAGAAATAAAGTAGGCTGTATACTCTCCCTCAGTTTATTATCTTTGGCATAATGGATTAAAAGGGATAACTTCGATCTGACTTCCTCAATAAAGTAAAGGATGCTGCTACAAATGAAGATTTTGCTGTTGATGTGGATTATGTGTTACATTTGGGCACTGTCCAGCCTTTTCAATGACAGACTTTTCCTTGACATGTtctgtgtatttatttttctGGAAAGTGCTTGTAGTGTCTATATTGACGCACTAGAGGGCAACCACTACCAATAAATCGAATGCACTGAAAAGCAGGGTAGCCGAGTACAGCATCTGTTTTTACTCAGAACTGTGTACTGCTGTGCTGAGGCTGACAATATAAATGCGTGATGGTCATTGCTGGGCTTGTGTTCCCAGGTCAATAATGCAGAGATTGACATGAGCCCTGTCCAGGAGGATGAGGGACCCAACTCAGTGTCTCAGCTGGCCAAGagagtaagcacacacacacacacacacacacacacacacacacacacacacacacacacacacacacacacacacacacacacacacacacacacagagcatggaACTTAATGCAGACTTTacatgttcatcaaacatgaaTCACATTCCGAAGGATTGGCATTAGACAGTGCtccagtgcacacacacacacacacacttttgacactgtgtgtgtgtgtgtgtgtgtgtgtgtgtgtgtgtgtgtgtgtgtgtgtgtgtgtgtgtgtgtgtgtgtgttcagatgcaGGGTGCCGGGGCTAAAGGCTGGAACAGGATGTCAGCACTCTTCAACAAAGAGGATGAGCACCAGCTATTGGAGGAGACTGAGAGCCCGCCTGTCCCAGACCAGTCAGTGGGACTCTATTCCCccctactcttcctcctcctcctactgaaCATGGGAATATTAGCCATGTCTAATGAACTAATGCTTAATTCAATAAGTACATGAATAATGTCATTTATATGAATTGAGTTAAACATATAATGATACACAAAATGACGGTCCCCTTCCCTTCCTTGTATCCCCAGTCCACTAGCAGTGATGCCTGAGGAGCCGCAGAGACCGGCCAGACCCTCAGGATTCTGGGGTAGCTTCGCCACCAACTGGAAACAAATGGCCACTTCGAAACAGGCGGAAGCCGCAGCAAACGAGACGGGCACGGTGGAGGAGGGTCAGGAGGCGGTGGGAGAGGGAgctggtgagggaggagggggggagagttACCAGGGGGAGAACGTGGAGGGAGAGCAGAgtcaagatggaggaggaggagggagcaaCACTAGCTTCTCCAAATACGCCATGCTGGGAGGAGGGAGCGAGAACACACCCTTCAAGTGGAACTTTGTCACAGGCAAGCTGGCTGAGTTGAAGACCAAGAGCATGTCTGGCCAGCAAGACTAACAAGCCAGCTGTAAGGGGGTGGGATGGGGTATGGGGCAGGGATTGAGTGGGGTCAGGGGGGTGAGGGTGTACATGGGGCAGAATGCCCTCCTagtctagcctggtcccagattggTTGATGCTGTCTTGCAATCATTGCACAACAGTGATCATAGGAGTTGGGAAAACAGAgtgaacagatctgggaccaggctactcgTAACCCGTTATCATCTTCATTCTACTTGCTCTGGTGTAGATTGTACCCACCACACCAACACCAGTAGCAAGGATGCCAATCTGTTGCTGTCTTAGCTGACGTGTCTCTTGGCAAGATAGTGATAAAGCCAGTTAGTTtaaacagaaacagactggcattcAGGCTAACCTGAGCCACATCAAATCATTCCCAATCCCAAAATGGATTTTTCAGATCTAAGggagtgtatagggaatagggacaaGGGGTTGATTTGAATTTTAGCACCTCCCTTTCCATACCTTCTCAATAGTGTTGAACTCTACAGCGTATGAACCAGCGCTGGCACCCACAGATGGCATTTAGTTCATGTCATAGGACTCATACCTGAAAATGACACCAACTACCAGGCTGGATTAGATCAATTAACCAACAAAAACAGATTAGGAGATTACAGATTACAGAGGGGTAGTGGGATTAGGTGTTGGGTTATGGCACCAATTTGGAAAGGGATTTCATAGCTGATAAGATTTTGCTTTCACtgtaaaaaaacattttgcaatgtatATAGGAAATATTTCATGTTTTCTTGTGAAGTTAAGAATGGGGGAAATAGGATGTGCAGAATTGAATGATTGGGATTGCATGGCCTTTCAGGACATAATATTTGTCAAACTGTTTTGGCTGACTGGTTCGTGGAGGTCATGGTTTGAGTGTCTTGGGTTTAACTTATTTGGGCGTGAGACTGGTGACTTATTCTATTGCCCCTACAAAACACAGTTGCAGTGTGACCCTACTGCAGTCATTTTGTGACACTTGTCTGTAAGAAGGTCATGTGTCCAAATTGCTATTTTCTTTTCTGTTTTCAATACGCTTTTTCAAATGTTTTGTTCTGATGTGTTGCTACCTCTTGTGCTCAAATAAACACTATTGCACTGATAATTCACCATTAAGAATGACAGGTCAATGAGGCAGAGCACATGCAAGGGCTTAGGTCTGACTTCAACATTGGGGTGGGCCAATATCGCCTCTTGTTTAATATTGACCTTGTAAGATACACACTTGCATGTGAGCCCAAAGCACATAAGAGCCAATACACACGTGAGAACATGACAGAGGACGTAGACAAATGACAGCCAGACCTTTCTCCCAATCGCAGTCGCGACAGGAGGAGGGCGTTTGCAGCTGGGAGGGTCATTAACTTACGTGTGAACTCCTATACGTGCTAAGAACACATGAGGTCTATGGGACTAGCGTGGGAAGATCTAAGACACCCCTTGAGCCTTGTTGtcatgtgtgcatgtctgtgtgaacCTGGTCATgctgtgcgtctgtctgtctgtcatcatggcCTGGTTACTATGGCACGGGTCCAACCGTTGTCTCATACCGCTCACCCTCAGGGTCAGTGAAGTCACAACCTTTCTTGTTGTTGGACAGAAGAGAAGTGGGGATATGAGAGGAGAGCATGGGGTTAGTTTGAAGAGTTTACAAGGTTGCGCTTTATAGGGAAGTCTTCTGCGGTCAACAGCAGGGGGCGATCTTTGCCAAGTCATAGGTCAACTTCACAGTGAGTATGGTACTATTGGAAAGTACTCTGGATGGTTCTCACTTACAGTCATCTGTTATACAACAGTATATCTCTCAATTACTCTTTATTTAACATCATATaggttctctccctctatcacacATATGTGAGCACATAGTCCTGTATAGCTAACCTTgtgggacacacaattcagtcccattcaaaatcctattttgcctaacaccctaaacctaaccttaacccgaaaacctaaccctaaccctagcgcCTAACCCGAACCCCTATTCTAGCCAAAATACATACAGGCCTGCCCATATTTCCTATCTGTAACTTCCTCCCAGATGGACAGCTTTATTGTAATTTACAGGATACGGACAGACGGACGAACGgacggacacagacagacagacagacagacagacagacagacagacagacagacagacagacagacagacagtaacagataaagggacagacagacagacagacagacagacagacagacagacagacagacagacagacagacaacagataacagggacacagacagacagacagacagacagacagacagacagacagacagacagacagacagacagacagacagacagacagacagacagacagacagacagtaacagataaagggacagacagacagacagacagacagacagacagacagacagacagacagacagacagacagacagacagataaagggacagacagacagacagacagacagacagacagacagacagacagacagacagacagacagacagacagacagacagacagacagacagacagacagacagacagacagacagacagacagacagacagtaacagataaagggacagacagacagacagacagacagacagacagacagacagacagacagacagacagacagacagacagacagacagacagacagacagacagacagacagacagacagacagacagacagacagacagacctctcccttcctctctctgtctttttctttcCTCTATTTTATTTCCTCTCTCAGCATTCTGTTTCCTCCATATCCTCTCTGTCAGCTCTCAATCCCATTTCCTCTCTAACCAACACACGTCCTGTCTCAAAACATCAGTTATTTATGCTGAAAACACTTCAATCCACAGGCAAAGTAGAAGTAATGGTAACTTCCAACTGGGTAATTGATTTTGAACCATCAGTGAGTTGGCTGAGTcctgtcccaaatgccaccctattccctctattgTGCATTCTTTTTTTTACCAGAGacctatcccactgggcacacactggttgaatcaatgtggtTTCAACATCGTAATggtgaaccaacgtggaatagtcattgaactgacgtctgtgcccagtgtgatgggtcctggtcaaaagtagtacactctATAGGGACTGCCACATCCTAAATCAACCCCTAGTTATTGCCTTCACTCTATTTCTCGACACTGAAGAGAATCCATTTATATTGATCCCCTTTCGTCACTGGGCTATACGACACTCCCTCTGTAGTGTGCGGCAGTGTGACAGCTGACAGAGAAAGGGTGATGCCACAGCTGTCAGCCTATGTTTGAATCACAACAAGGCATTCCCCTTCCCACCCCTCatgccccctcccttcccctcatgcctccttccctccctttcaTGCCCCCTTCCTTCCCCTCatgcctccttccctccccttcatgccccctatccctccccttcatgcccccttccctcccctcaaATGACTATTCCAGATGCAGACCATAGGCCTATCTGATGTTGAAACTAACGAGAACACAACCTAGTAACGGCTTTGCACTCTCTGACACTAAACACGGCACGATGCAGCCATTCTGTGGCCATGGAGTTTGTAGAGCATGAGGGAATCACGAAGTGCACATTGACAGACCGCGTTCACAGTTTGAACAGAGAGTACTCTTCAGTGAGGGCAGATGagggcacacagagacacaacgaGGTTGAGGCCAGATCTCCGGGGTGCTGAAGTTTACTGGATGTCTAGGCTCCAAATATGTGTCAGTGAGCATTGGGTCACATGGGCATGTTTAGTCCCTCAATTGGATAAACAAATGTGTTTGGTTGAGCTAATGTGTAATGTGCATCAAAGACAAGTCAACAGTGATTTTATACAATACACAATGTACACAAGAATAGTTGTCCCTGAATTGTAGTACATGTTCAAGTGGAGGGTTACTCATTTACTTATTTGAGAAAttgtaaagagagagtgagagagagagtgagagagagagagcaacagcaacagcaaccgCAACAGTGACTGAGATAGACtgcgagaaagagacagagacacagaggaagtgacagaaagaaagagatttAAAAAAAGAGCAAGTCCAATCAGAAGGGTGTTGAAGGTTGTAACAGAGTGAGCCACAACAACCCCAACCCCTGTATTAGGATGTTAAGGTTGAAGTACTCAATCTTATCTTGACATAACTTGACTCCCAGATGCCCAGGCATACAGGTTGTCTTGTCTGGCGCCCTGCCCTGTTGAGAGATGTACATCCCCGTTTAAATATGTAACTCAAACCACACAGTCTTTTCATAGGGGTGTATGGAGACACTTGAAaaccctctgtatctctcttcactctctttctcGCACCGactgtctcgctctttctctctggaaACCTGACCCTACCGACTCTGCGTCCTGTTCCAAACGGCCCATGTATGTTCTGTCCCCTTGTGTTTCCtgctctgttccctctgttcctccCATGCCTGCAGGTGTGTCTATAccgctacctccctccctactaCATTCCAAGACATTATCTCAGATCAGCAGAGGCTGGGTCTTTTTCTCCCCGTTTTTAACCGCTGAATGACTGAACGATGACGACTTAACAGTGACACTCCTGTGCACAACACTGCCTGAGTTCTTCCATGAAGTAAGGACAGCCAACAAAGCAGGCCACAAACGCTGTCTGAGCATTTGTTAATTGTTGCACCAAGCCCACACTGTTTGACCACTCTTTCCTGGATCAGGAGAAGAAGGGAGCCGATAGTTTTGAAGTTTCATGAGCAGAGTTTGTAAGGGATTCTTTCTCACCCAAAATGCCCTATTGTGGTGAGGATACCTTTGTAATTATCGTGATGTGTAAAATTACACCTTGTTAATCAAAGCATCAATCTAATGAGAAGAAATGTGAATGTAATTATTAATCTAATGCTACTAACCTTAGTTGCATTTAACTAAGTATAGTTTTTAATGCTACTGGCACATACACCAATGCAGTAGACACAATGCATGTTTGAGATGAACAAAATTGCAATCAGACTGTGCATAATCACTGGTccacaaatcaccttgcatcccaAATAACTGCTCATTATGTGATAAAGATTAGTAATACTGTGCCTCACCGTGCTCAAACTGATCCACTCAAACACAATGGCAGACAAATGAAGAGGATATTACCCATAAGCCCTTTTTATTGGTCAGCTATTTAAATCCATCATACAAACAGGATGAGCTCAGCAGGGGACTATTCCGTCTGTGGCCATTTTTAGAACATATTTCAAAATGATTGGTTTGAATCAAATGGCTATGTGATTATAGCTGTAAGTTGACGTTGCATATTCATCCTGTCCAGCCTGTAAGTCGTCCTGGTCAGTTTGAGTCGCACCTCAAACATAGGCAACCGGGCTGTCTGTTTTAGCCCCGACAAGATCCAACTAGGCTACCCTATGTATGAAACAGACCTTGAAAATGACCAAAGCTTTCATGTCTTTGTCTCACATGGAAAAAATATTGAAATTATGTTGCCCACACTTATGCCAACTTTTTGAATTTGGCTGTAATGTCTCTCCTTTTACAAGCGTAGTAAAAACTAACAGTAAAGCCAGTGTTTTACTCACACAATACTTCCACAAGGAGCTTTCCTCCCTCAGCCAGACAGACATCCCCAGAAGCACTCACGGGTGACAGTCAGACTAGAGGTGGGCGTCTCTGTAGACctgatcacacacacaggcagcagTCCCATCTGGAAAGCTACCTGTGTGAACAAGGTGTGGGAAACAACACAGAggcacacacgcgcacgcgcacacgcacgcacgcacgcacgcacgcacgcacgcacacacacacacacacacacacacacacacacacacacacacacacacacacacacacacacacacacacttagggaAAACAGATGTGAGGAGGACAGGGTATGTTATTGACCTGTTCTCCTGGGTTTCCCCTGTGGATGTCTACCTGGCCTGCTGTTAGGGCCAACCAGGGGAATAATCTCTTCACAGCTTGGAGAGGACAAAGCACTCCAGTTCACAAGAGGTCACCTTTGAATACctctgatttttatttttaattgaacTTTTATTAAACATTTCCATCTTCAATGGAAACACAGAACAAAGTGTCAGAATGCACAGGTTAATTATGGGATTCACTCTTGGATTCAGAGGTTTTCCTATTTGACAGTTAATAGTTATAAAATATTATTGATGCTATAGTTCTTTCAGCTATGGGGTAAATGATCTGCCAGATGGGCAGAATCAGCTCCTTAACGTTCTTATCAAATAAAAACAGCAGATTGTCAAAGTAGTGTGAGCCAGAACACTCATACTC of the Oncorhynchus clarkii lewisi isolate Uvic-CL-2024 chromosome 3, UVic_Ocla_1.0, whole genome shotgun sequence genome contains:
- the LOC139405921 gene encoding uncharacterized protein C1orf232, translating into MNPIWKVYKSKVLKTLNPDLEEYTEEEVNNAEIDMSPVQEDEGPNSVSQLAKRMQGAGAKGWNRMSALFNKEDEHQLLEETESPPVPDHPLAVMPEEPQRPARPSGFWGSFATNWKQMATSKQAEAAANETGTVEEGQEAVGEGAGEGGGGESYQGENVEGEQSQDGGGGGSNTSFSKYAMLGGGSENTPFKWNFVTGKLAELKTKSMSGQQD